The genomic stretch GGTCGGACTTGGGCTTGGCCTCGCCGCGTGGCGCCGAGCCGAAGCAGAGGAGCGCGATCACCTCCTCGCGGGCGAGCATCTCGTCGTGCACCGCCGCCAGCCCCGGCCTGAAGCGCGCCTCCATGGCCGGCGGAAAGGCGATCTGGCCGTCTTCGGCGGGAGCGATCGCGAAAACCGGTACGGACTCAGTGGCAACACTCATCGGCTCGACCGTCTCAGGCTGGGGTAGGTGTACGGCGGGGCTCGCCGGGGCCGGGGATAGACGTTTCCGCAGGCGCGTCCGCTCGGATTGCGACAGGACGCGAGCCTGCGGCGCGTTCGGCGGGCTCCAACACATGGATAACCTGCCCCACCATTCCCGTCAAGCATCATGGGAACGGATGACGCCACCGCCCGGACAGGACGCGCCCCTTCCCGGGCCGCGCACCGAAAGCTGGTGCGCCGCCATCCCGACGCACGGGGCGGGCGCGCCGTGGCCGCCCCGCTGCGCCGCCCGGCAGACGCGGGAGACGCCCCAGGGCGAGCGGCAGCGCCGGGTTCCGCTCCCCGCGTACCCTGTCCAGCGCCTTTCGTCGCACTGCACGGGGAGACGGAGACGGCCGCAGCGCGGGTGTGGGAGGAGATGCTCGGCGTGGGCCCGTGGGCGCGGACGACGATTTCCTCGCGCTCGGCGGCGACTCGCTGCTGGCGGCGCAGCTCATCTCCCGCGTGCGCGAGTGCCTGGGTGCGGAGCTGCCGGTGCGCACCCTGTACGAGACGCTCGCCCCAGTTGGCGTTGCTTTCGCCTTCCAGCTGAACGCTGGGCGGTTGGACAGCAGCGAGCGTTAGATTGCGATCTGGCGATTGTCAGAAGAAAGGCGCTCCACACGGACCAGACCGCCACAGAACTGGCTGACCAGAGACACCGCTTCGGAAAGGGCTTCATCCAGAACATCATGGCCTACGATGCGTGACAAACAATCAATGTCGATGATGGCGTTCTTCGTGTCTGCGGAAACGGCGGTGGTTTGTCCACCACGACTGTTCCAAGCGCGGCAAACGACTGTGTTTTGACCGGAATCCAGTAGAATCACCTCACCTGAAACAACACCTGTCGCCGTGTCTTTCCCAAATGGAAGGAAGCTTTCCTCGCCTGTGGCAGCCGTCAACATCAGATCGCCTGTGACACGGCCGGTGTCGAAGACCCCACAGGGCATCATGTACTTTACCGCGATGATGTTGGAAATGGCAACCAGGGGGGAAATGAAGGGGATCCGCTCGGCGTCGCCCTTCTTGAGCCGTTTGAGCAGGGTGCCATGACCGGGATGTATCCGCTCGCCGCGCGGCAAAGGAAACGTCTTGTACGTTTCCTCCCAAGCAGTGATTCGAGGATCCGTCGTTGTTCTACCACCATCTTCCGCAGCCTGGTACATTTCCCCCCTGAATAGAGAGCCTAAACGCTCGTGCTGACCAGAATTATCCAGGTTCTCGATCACTACGATACCCCGAACGAATTCCGGGACATCGCGGAACACCTCCGAATCGATGGTATACCTCAATTTTGCCACCTGTCCTTTGCTTCGAAGTAATGATCGATCAAATGACGGTTGTACTCTTCGATCTTCTCCGGGCGGTTGAATTTCTCACCAAAGTGGAGATTATATGCGTTGAACCACTCTCGCGAGTTCTTGACGAATAGTATGTCGTGGACGGCCATGTGCCGAATTGCGATCAGGGCGACCGGTGATTGAGAAACCAGGAATCCGCGATTGTATACACTTGCTTCTTTACAGTTCTTGTGGAACTGACCGATCATCAAACCGCTTTCAACGAACACGGATTTTACACTCTCATGCACGATGTCCAGTACCCGGCCCTGGTTGTCTGGAAGGGAAGGAAAGACGAGTAGCAAAGATTTCCGTGTGCAATCCCCTGGCGCGAACGGACCGAGCTTTTTGAAGGTCCTGATGTATTCCAGCACCAGACTTTCGATCTGCCCCGCGTCTTTTCCTGAAATTTCGGGGTGAAGAGAAAGATAGAAAGAGTTGTTGTCCAAGGATGGCCCGACGAACGGGCACACCACCTTGCTTCCAACTGGTCTTTTCATCTGAGGGTTTTCTGTTGCCAAAAACTCCCGCGCCCACTGAATGACCGTCGATGCGACCTGAATCATTTCGGGGTTGAGGAGTGCTGCAGGCATTTTGCGTTCGCAGGAGGGGGAGACAAACGTATCGCGACATCCCAGGCTAACGACCGTATCGGAAGGTGTCAACCTTTTCTCGATATCGCTTGATCGGTGCGTTCGGCTCCGCTCCGGGTAGACGCCCTGAACGATACCGCCGACAGGCTGGTGACGAACTCGCCGTTCACCGAGGGGGCTTCGGGATGGGGGAGTGAAGCGTCCGTTCCTCCGCTGTGTCGGTGGGGTGAACTTCTCCGATGTACCAGGCCGCGGCTCGTGCGCGTGGCCCGCCGGTGCTGCTGTGCGGGGCGCGCCCTCGTCCCGTCGGTCCAGCGAACCTTCGGCGCGTCCGCGAGCATGATGCCGTTCGGAGCCCGCGCCGACGCTTCGGCCCGTTCGCGGAGTGGCGCGGGAGTATCGATCCGAAACGAGTCTCGGGGTCAGCGGGCGGCGAGGACGGCGGGGAGGGCGGCGAGAATGCGGCCGGCGTCGGCGGGGGCGAGGGGGCGGGAGAAGAGAAAGCCCTGGCCCAGGCGGCAGCCCATGCGGTGCAGCGCGCGGGCGTCCTCGTCCGTCTCCACCCCCTCGGCCACGGTGTCCAGCCGCAGCGAGTCGCTGAGCGAGATCACCGTCTGGATCACGGCCTGCAGGGCGGGATCGGTGTGCATCTGGTGCACGAACGAGCGGTCGATCTTGAGCGTGTCCAGCGGCAGCCGGTGCAGGTAGGCCAGCGACGAGTACCCCGTCCCGAAGTCGTCCAGCGCCATCCGGATCCCCGAGTCGCGCAGCCGCCGCAGCACCTGGGTGACGGTGGCGGGGTCGTCCATGATCACGCTTTCCGTGATCTCCAGCCGCAGCCGGTCGGGCGGAAAGCCCGTCTCGGCCAGCACGCCATGAATCTCCTGCACCAGCCGCGGGTGCAGGAACTGGCGGCTGCTCAGGTTCACGCTCAGCCACAGCCGGTGCGCTTCGGGGTACGCGCCCCGCCACTCCTGCATCTGCCGGCACCCCTCGCGCAGGGCCCAGCCCCCCACGGGCATGATCATCCCGGTCTGCTCGGCCAGCGGGATGAACGCCTCGGGCCCGATCAGTCCGCGCCCGGGGTGCTGCCAGCGCAGAAGCGCCTCGAACCCCACCAGCTCGCGCGACTCCATCACCACGATGGGCTGAAAGTGCAGCCGCAGCTCCCCGTTCTCCACCGCCTCGCGCAGCTGGCTCTCGAGCTCCAGCTGCGACAGCGAGTGCGCGTGCAGCTCCGCGTCGGCGATCTCCACCCGCGCGCGGCCGCGGGCCTTGGCGCGGTACATGGCCGCGTCGGCATCGCGCAGCACGTCCACCGGGCGCGAAAAGCCGGTAGAGCTGATGGCGATCCCCAGGCTCGCCGTCACCAGCAGCTGCTGGCCGGCCACCTCGAAGGGCGCCTGCAGCTCGTGCTGCACCCGGTGCGCGGCCACGGCGGGCTCGTCGGTGTCTTCCAGCAGCAGCGCGAACTCGTCCCCGCCCAGCCGGGCCACGCTGTCGCCCGCGCGCAGGCAGCGCAGCAGCCGCTCGGCGACCGCCTGCAGCACCTGGTCCGCCGCCAGGTGGCCCACGCGGTCGTTGATGACCTTGAAGCGGTCCAGGTCCAGGAAGATGACGGCGAACTGGCGCTCCGGGTGGCGGTGCGTGTGGGCGATGGCCCGCTCCAGCCGGTCCAGGAAGAGCGCGCGGTTGGGCAGCCCCGTCAGCGAATCGTGAAGGGCGTCGTGCACCAGCTGCTCTTCGAAGCGCTTGCGCTGGCTGATGTCGGTCTGCGACCCCGCCATCCGCACGATGGCGCCGCGCGAGTCCGTCACCCACACGCCGCGCACCAGCACCCACCGCCAGCTGCCGTCGCTGTGCCGCACCCGGTGCTCGCTCTCGAACAGGCCGTCTGCCCCCTGGCCGCGGCGAAAGAGGTCGGCGTCCACCCGCGCGCGGTCGTCGGGGTGAATGCGGCCGAACCACGCCGCCGGGTCGCTGCCGATCTCGCCGTCCGCGCACCCCACGATCTCCTTCCAGCGCGGGGACAGGTACAGCGCGCCGCGGCGCAGGTCCCAGTCCCACAATCCGTCGTGCGCCCCCTGCGCGGCCAGGGCGTAGCGCTCCTCGCTGGCGGCGATCTCGCGCTCGGCCCGCAGCCGGTTGCGGACGACGACGTAGAACAGCACCAGGATGACCACCAGGTAGCTGCCGAAGAGCAGCGGGCTCACCCGCGGCTCGGGGATGCGCGCGGCCACCAGCGCCACCCCCGCCATGGTCGCGGCGCCGTAGGCCGCCAGCGCGCGGGTGCTGCGAAGGACGGCGCTGATGATGGCGGAGATGACCACCAGCCCCAGCGCGTACTCCGGCGCGAAGTCGTTCATCCCCAGCAGCACCACCACCCACGCGGTGATGACGCCGAACAGCGTGTAGACGGCGGGAATGAACCCGGGCCGCCCCGGGATGAACGACATCGCCGCCACCACCAGGCACACCCCGGCGACGCCGAAGCGGTAGCTCCAGGGGTCGTGCGCCTGCGGCAGCACCACGCGGTACACGTATCCAAACCCCACCACCGCCACCGACCCCAGCACGGCCAACCAGCGCACCGTCAGCACGTCCTTGTCGGGAAGCTGCGCGCGCCGGCGTTCCGCACCCGACGGCTGGGCGTCGTCGTTCACGGCAGCCAGGGGTCCCTCACGGCGGCAGGCGGCACCAGCCCGGCCGGCGGGTCCGATCTCTCGGAGATGGCGGTGGAGAAGAGTTCGACCGGTTGGCTCGCGCGTATCAAATCTCTCCTTGCTTCGGTATGACGGGACCCGTCGACTGGCGCGGACCGCTATCGCCGCAGATACTCGTCCACGTTCTTCGCGAGCACGTCGAGGGGCACGTTGCCGCCCCGCACCACGGCGTCGTTGAACGCCTTGAGGTCGTACGCCGCGCCGAGCGCGGCGTGCGCGCGCTCGCGCTGCCGGTTGATCTCGCTGTGGCCCACCTTGTAGCCGCACGCCTGCCCGGGCCACGAGCAGTAGCGATCCACCTCGCTGGCCACCTCCAGCGGGTTGGACCCGTTCACCTCGACGAAGAACCGCACGCCCTGCTCGCGCGTCCACCCCTTTGCGTGCAGACCGGTGTCCACCACGAGGCGGCAGGCCCGGAACGCGATGGACTGCAGGTAGCCCAGCCGCCCGACGGGATCCTGGTCGTAGGCGCCCAGCTCGTCGGCGAGCTGCTCGGCGTAGAGCGCCCACCCCTCGGAGTACGCGTTGAAGGCCAGCATCTGGCGCACCAGCGGCATGTCGTGCGTGTACTCGCCCTGCCAGATGTGGCCGGGGATCGCCTCGTGGAAGGCCAGGTCCGCCAGGCTGTATTTGCTGTGCAGGTCGGTGGTGCGCAGGTTGATCCAGAAGCGGCCGGGAATCGCCCCGTCCACCGACCCGGCGCCTCCGTATGCCGCCGGCGCGCCCGGCTCCTCCTCGGGCGGCAGGCGCTTCACCTCCATGTTCGGATCCACGACCGTGTTGAACGCCCGCGGCATCTGCGCGCGGATCCACGCCAGCCGGTCTTCGATGAAACGCATGATCTCGGCGCGCCCCGAGTCGCCCTCCGCGAACTGGTAGCGCGGATCGTTCGCCAGGGCCTTCATCCGCTCGCCCACGCTGCCCTGCGTGTAGCCGGCGTCCTTCAGGATGGTATCCATGCGCGCGTGCAGCCGCGCCAGCTCGGTCCGGCCGAGCTCATGCACCTCGTCCGGCGACATGGTCGTGGTGGTCGACGCCTTGAGGGCCCAGCGGTAGAACTCCTCGCCGTGCGGCCGCGCGGAAATGCCCGCGTCGTTCGTGGCGACGGCGCGCTGCGCCTCGAGCTCCCGGATCTGCCGGTCGAGCGCCGGCGCGACCTCCTGCGCGGCGATCCGCCGGGCGCGCCCGGCCCAGTCGCCGGCGATGGTGCGCGTCCGCCGCTCCAGCGACTCCACCAGCATTCCCCCGTCGCGTGCCCCCTGCGCGGAAAGGCGCATCTGCGTGAGCGCCTTGTCGATCAAAAAGGCCGGCGGGACCATGCCGATCGCGCGCGCCTCCCGCACGCGTTCGAGCTCGCCGTCCACCTGCCGTGCGTACGACTGCAGCCGCGCCAGGTACGCCTCGGCGTCGGCGGCGTTCTCCACACGGTGGTCGCTGTCGAGAAAGCGGGGAACGTCCAGGTAGGCCCCGACGTTCTGGATGACGACGTACGGCGTGTTGCGCCAGCCGCCCACGGTGATGTCGCCGTAGGGAAGCGCGAATCCCTCGAGCGCCGTGGTGTAGGCGCTGCGGACGACTTCCACGCTGGTCCGCACGGCGTGCGACAGGCGGCTGGCGTCGACGGCCGCGATCGCGCCCAGGTCCGCGCGCAGCTGCGCGGCGATCCGCCCCTGCCCCGCCGCGGAGCGGTCGGCGAGCCGGGACCGGAGCTCGGCTCGCGCGCCGACGTCCAGGCCAAGGGAGGTGGCCAGCTCGGGGAAAAGATGCAGGAGGTCGCCCCCGATGCGGTCGAGGAGCGCGATGGCGTTCCGGTCGGCATCGCCTGGCGCGGCCTGCGGCACCGTGCGGGCGGCGCCGCCGCATGCGGCAACGAGCGGCAGCGCGGCGACGGATGCAAGGGCGGCCAGCATCTCCCTGCGCGTGAGGAGTCCGTGGGTGTTCGGAGCGTTCCACATCATCGAGGCTCGATTCCAGGCGTATGGGTGATGCTGCGCGGGCCCGCGTCGCGGCGGGACGGCGGCCGGGCGGCTGCCGGCGCAGGCCGCCCCTGCTCGCCGCGTTACGGCTTCCAGGGAGGAGCCATGAGCCGCTGCGTGATGGACGGAGCAGGACGGACAGCTCCAGCCCGGCGTCCAGCTGCACCAGCGCCAGCACGAGCGGGTCGGTCCCCGCGGTCGGGAACCGCACGAGAGATCCGGCCGATGCGGATACAGGCGTTCCCGACACGCAAAACATGCGGAGAATGAATCTACTCCGAAAGAGGGCGGACCGCTCCGCGACGAATCCCCGGAAGGTGCCTCGTTGCCATGCTCGCTCAGTCCAGCCGCACGCACCCGGCGGGGATGCGGATGGAGTCGCCGGACAGCCGCAGCGTGGCCATTATCCGATAGGTGCCGGGCGGCAGCGTATCGCCGCGAAGCGCCGGGACGGCAACGCGGCGCCGCCACTCACGATGGACGATGGACACGCCCGGTGACAGGCTGTCCGCGCGCTCGTAGGAAGGGTACTCCATCGCACGGCCGGTGGCCGGGTCCGTCTCGCGCTGTGAGTCCCACGCGGCCACCCCGGCGCTGTCCGGCGCGCGCCAGGCCTGCACCCGCAGCGCCATTGCGTCCCACCGCATTTCGACGCGCGACTCGCCCGAGTTCGTAACGGACGCCTCCACCCAGAGCGTGTCGGGCGTACCGTTCACCATCCACGCGCCCCCCCGCGCCGTCAGTTCGCCCGGTGCCCGCACCGTCTGCGCCGCTTCGGCGCACCCTGCCGGTGCCGCCGCTGGCTCCCGACGGCCGCACGCCGTCGTCACAGCCGCAAGCAGGAGGCGCAAGAGGGTCCGGAGGCGAGTGTGGCGCATGGTCAGTGCACCCGGAACGTGGTGCGGTCCGTGGTTGCCGGGCCCATGTCCAGGCGAATCATGTCCAGCGAGCTGACGTAGATGGAGCATTGCTCCCGACTCGAAAGGTTTCTATGCTGGTCCGTGTCCATCGCGGACGGGATGCCGTTCTGTACCTTCGAGCCCCACTCATTGGGTCCGGCGGCAACAGGACGCGCTTCAGCTCCTCATCCGGAGGCATGAATGTTCGGACTGTTCAAGAAGAAGGAACCGCCAAGCGAGCCCCCGAAGCGGTTTCCCCCGGTGCCTGATTGGCGGCCATCGATCGTGCAGCCGCTCGACCGGATCATCGAACGGGTGCGGCACTACACAAACGCCAAGCGCGACTTCGCGGTCTTTGCCCACGGCACGGCCGTCCTCCTTCCGGACGGGCTGACGGATGCGCAAGCAGAAAGCCATGCCAGGGAGGCGCTGCACAGGGTTTTCCACGCACATGCCGACATGCATCCCATGAACATGAAGGACGGCAACGTCTTCGTGGGCTACAAACATGATGTACTGAACGTAGTGCTCAGCGAAGTGGCAGCCGCGCACTGGCAGGAAATCGTGGAGCAGCACCAGCGCGCGATTGCCACGCATGAAGTGCTGCTGACGCCGCTCGGCCCCAACAAGTTCGACAAGCTCGGGATGAAGGGACTCTTTGGCAGGTGCTTCATGTTCATGGACGCGCAGGCCCCGCAGGTCGTCAGGGTCGAGCGCAGCGTCTGAACTCTCCATTGCGCGGACGT from Longimicrobium sp. encodes the following:
- a CDS encoding phosphopantetheine-binding protein, which translates into the protein MGADDDFLALGGDSLLAAQLISRVRECLGAELPVRTLYETLAPVGVAFAFQLNAGRLDSSER
- a CDS encoding DUF885 domain-containing protein, which gives rise to MMWNAPNTHGLLTRREMLAALASVAALPLVAACGGAARTVPQAAPGDADRNAIALLDRIGGDLLHLFPELATSLGLDVGARAELRSRLADRSAAGQGRIAAQLRADLGAIAAVDASRLSHAVRTSVEVVRSAYTTALEGFALPYGDITVGGWRNTPYVVIQNVGAYLDVPRFLDSDHRVENAADAEAYLARLQSYARQVDGELERVREARAIGMVPPAFLIDKALTQMRLSAQGARDGGMLVESLERRTRTIAGDWAGRARRIAAQEVAPALDRQIRELEAQRAVATNDAGISARPHGEEFYRWALKASTTTTMSPDEVHELGRTELARLHARMDTILKDAGYTQGSVGERMKALANDPRYQFAEGDSGRAEIMRFIEDRLAWIRAQMPRAFNTVVDPNMEVKRLPPEEEPGAPAAYGGAGSVDGAIPGRFWINLRTTDLHSKYSLADLAFHEAIPGHIWQGEYTHDMPLVRQMLAFNAYSEGWALYAEQLADELGAYDQDPVGRLGYLQSIAFRACRLVVDTGLHAKGWTREQGVRFFVEVNGSNPLEVASEVDRYCSWPGQACGYKVGHSEINRQRERAHAALGAAYDLKAFNDAVVRGGNVPLDVLAKNVDEYLRR
- a CDS encoding B3/B4 domain-containing protein, yielding MRYTIDSEVFRDVPEFVRGIVVIENLDNSGQHERLGSLFRGEMYQAAEDGGRTTTDPRITAWEETYKTFPLPRGERIHPGHGTLLKRLKKGDAERIPFISPLVAISNIIAVKYMMPCGVFDTGRVTGDLMLTAATGEESFLPFGKDTATGVVSGEVILLDSGQNTVVCRAWNSRGGQTTAVSADTKNAIIDIDCLSRIVGHDVLDEALSEAVSLVSQFCGGLVRVERLSSDNRQIAI
- a CDS encoding DUF6875 domain-containing protein, which codes for MPAALLNPEMIQVASTVIQWAREFLATENPQMKRPVGSKVVCPFVGPSLDNNSFYLSLHPEISGKDAGQIESLVLEYIRTFKKLGPFAPGDCTRKSLLLVFPSLPDNQGRVLDIVHESVKSVFVESGLMIGQFHKNCKEASVYNRGFLVSQSPVALIAIRHMAVHDILFVKNSREWFNAYNLHFGEKFNRPEKIEEYNRHLIDHYFEAKDRWQN
- a CDS encoding putative bifunctional diguanylate cyclase/phosphodiesterase, yielding MNDDAQPSGAERRRAQLPDKDVLTVRWLAVLGSVAVVGFGYVYRVVLPQAHDPWSYRFGVAGVCLVVAAMSFIPGRPGFIPAVYTLFGVITAWVVVLLGMNDFAPEYALGLVVISAIISAVLRSTRALAAYGAATMAGVALVAARIPEPRVSPLLFGSYLVVILVLFYVVVRNRLRAEREIAASEERYALAAQGAHDGLWDWDLRRGALYLSPRWKEIVGCADGEIGSDPAAWFGRIHPDDRARVDADLFRRGQGADGLFESEHRVRHSDGSWRWVLVRGVWVTDSRGAIVRMAGSQTDISQRKRFEEQLVHDALHDSLTGLPNRALFLDRLERAIAHTHRHPERQFAVIFLDLDRFKVINDRVGHLAADQVLQAVAERLLRCLRAGDSVARLGGDEFALLLEDTDEPAVAAHRVQHELQAPFEVAGQQLLVTASLGIAISSTGFSRPVDVLRDADAAMYRAKARGRARVEIADAELHAHSLSQLELESQLREAVENGELRLHFQPIVVMESRELVGFEALLRWQHPGRGLIGPEAFIPLAEQTGMIMPVGGWALREGCRQMQEWRGAYPEAHRLWLSVNLSSRQFLHPRLVQEIHGVLAETGFPPDRLRLEITESVIMDDPATVTQVLRRLRDSGIRMALDDFGTGYSSLAYLHRLPLDTLKIDRSFVHQMHTDPALQAVIQTVISLSDSLRLDTVAEGVETDEDARALHRMGCRLGQGFLFSRPLAPADAGRILAALPAVLAAR